From one Gemella morbillorum genomic stretch:
- a CDS encoding YitT family protein, giving the protein MKLSDAIYTTEVHKEFKNIFLLIIGTILFSIYAGLLLPINNIGAGGALGLSLVLNKVIGIKIGTAQFLLNVPLFYIGYRYISRKFVLLTIFVISVSSLLINNLPKIIKPVYLGDSLVAAIFCGIISGLAMCCLLVGGASTGGTDITGKFISKKMKFNLPTVFLVQDILIYTIVWIFFDIKYVMYALVMSFVRNQTMKGVQKFFSAYIQCTIICNCPERMVELINNTLHRGSTIMDVEGGYSHEKKRMIVVVIQQNEMYLLKKLVSKNCPEAFITVTAVNTIVGNFKEHSYSL; this is encoded by the coding sequence ATGAAATTGTCAGATGCTATATACACAACAGAAGTGCATAAAGAATTTAAGAATATTTTTCTTCTAATAATCGGAACTATCTTGTTTTCCATTTATGCAGGTCTATTACTTCCTATCAATAATATAGGAGCAGGGGGAGCACTAGGGCTAAGTTTAGTTTTAAATAAGGTAATAGGAATAAAAATAGGGACAGCTCAATTTTTATTGAATGTACCTCTATTTTATATTGGGTATAGATATATAAGTAGAAAATTTGTTTTATTAACTATATTTGTTATCAGTGTATCATCACTTCTTATAAATAATCTTCCAAAGATTATAAAACCTGTTTATCTAGGGGATTCTTTAGTTGCAGCGATATTTTGTGGAATAATATCAGGTCTTGCAATGTGTTGTCTTTTAGTAGGAGGAGCCTCAACAGGGGGAACGGATATTACAGGTAAATTTATCTCGAAAAAGATGAAGTTTAACTTACCGACCGTTTTTCTAGTTCAAGATATATTAATTTATACAATAGTATGGATTTTCTTTGATATAAAATATGTTATGTATGCACTTGTTATGAGCTTTGTGCGTAATCAAACTATGAAAGGCGTTCAGAAGTTTTTCTCAGCTTATATTCAATGTACAATTATTTGTAATTGTCCAGAAAGAATGGTTGAACTTATAAATAATACCCTACATCGTGGCTCAACAATTATGGATGTAGAAGGTGGTTATAGCCATGAAAAAAAACGTATGATTGTCGTTGTGATTCAGCAAAATGAAATGTATTTATTGAAAAAACTAGTATCAAAAAACTGTCCTGAGGCTTTTATTACGGTTACAGCAGTTAATACAATAGTAGGTAATTTTAAAGAGCATTCGTATAGTCTATAA
- the clpP gene encoding ATP-dependent Clp endopeptidase proteolytic subunit ClpP → MNLIPTVIEQTSQGERAYDIYSRLLKDRIIILGSDVNDQVANSITSQLLFLEAQDSEKDIYFYINSPGGSVTAGFAIYDTMQHIKCDVVTICMGMAASMGAFLLAAGTIGKRYALPNAEVMIHQPLGGAQGQATEIEIAAKHILRTREKLNKILADRTGQTIKAIERDTERDNYLSAEEACAYGLVDKVMYPENGKPQKKEKVKKTQAKKAAKKADE, encoded by the coding sequence ATGAATTTGATTCCTACAGTAATAGAGCAGACTTCTCAAGGAGAAAGAGCCTATGATATTTATTCAAGACTTTTAAAAGATAGAATTATAATATTAGGATCTGATGTAAATGATCAAGTAGCAAACTCTATAACAAGTCAATTATTATTTTTAGAAGCACAAGATAGTGAAAAAGATATTTATTTCTATATTAATTCACCAGGTGGTAGTGTAACGGCAGGTTTTGCAATCTATGATACAATGCAACATATTAAATGTGATGTTGTAACAATTTGTATGGGAATGGCAGCGAGTATGGGAGCTTTCTTACTTGCAGCTGGAACTATTGGAAAAAGATATGCACTTCCAAATGCTGAGGTGATGATTCACCAACCATTAGGAGGAGCACAAGGACAAGCAACAGAAATCGAAATAGCAGCTAAACATATTTTGAGAACGCGAGAAAAATTAAACAAAATTTTAGCTGATAGAACAGGTCAAACAATAAAAGCTATTGAACGAGATACAGAACGTGACAATTACTTATCAGCGGAGGAAGCTTGTGCTTACGGATTAGTTGATAAGGTTATGTATCCAGAAAATGGTAAACCACAAAAAAAAGAAAAAGTAAAAAAAACGCAAGCAAAAAAAGCGGCTAAAAAAGCAGATGAATAA
- a CDS encoding peptidoglycan bridge formation glycyltransferase FemA/FemB family protein, whose amino-acid sequence MIFTEISNEELEKFQQNNNERYFFPQSAEYSKMANSNGLKTTILAVKEDNKILAYGLFIYFQYKKYFYKVTAQHGPIMDYSNIELVNFYFKELKKYFAKNVRVLCVRVNPFLNEKFYNDIEFVGENDLAINTNNTLLELDYHPLNDDLFTNPTLASRCVYSKYLDEDITENNLLKNVSQIARYTINRIAKEGVLVREIDIFNTEDAKIFDEINRDTESRIDFVIRDNDYFKSLKNNIGDKLHLLVSYIDCDLFVETTTTTITNLEKERDELNEKLEQGKVNAKKATNRLREYDENIAIWYKKIDKIKELKEEHGNIINLSCASFIESGQDIIYFTSGAMQKFHRYEGPYAVLFHMMKYAINNGFKYFNFFGTSQGFNDENSSDYGVLQFKRNFNGNIEYFMDNYEVRNAIGKIWKI is encoded by the coding sequence ATGATATTTACTGAAATTAGTAATGAGGAATTAGAGAAATTTCAACAAAATAACAATGAACGTTATTTTTTCCCTCAATCAGCTGAATATAGTAAAATGGCAAACAGCAATGGTTTGAAAACTACAATACTTGCTGTTAAAGAAGATAATAAAATACTCGCCTATGGTTTATTTATTTATTTTCAGTACAAAAAATACTTTTATAAAGTAACAGCTCAACATGGGCCAATTATGGATTATTCAAACATTGAATTGGTAAACTTTTATTTTAAAGAATTAAAAAAATACTTCGCTAAAAATGTCAGAGTCTTATGTGTTCGTGTCAATCCATTTCTTAATGAGAAGTTTTACAATGATATAGAGTTTGTAGGCGAAAACGACCTAGCGATAAATACAAATAATACGTTACTAGAGCTTGATTATCATCCCCTTAATGATGATTTATTTACCAATCCAACACTAGCATCACGTTGCGTATATTCTAAATATCTAGATGAAGATATAACAGAAAATAATCTACTAAAGAATGTTTCTCAAATTGCACGTTATACAATTAATAGAATCGCCAAAGAAGGTGTTCTTGTACGTGAAATTGATATTTTCAATACAGAAGATGCGAAGATTTTTGATGAAATTAATCGTGATACAGAAAGCAGAATTGACTTCGTAATTCGTGACAATGATTATTTTAAATCTCTAAAAAACAATATAGGTGATAAACTTCATCTATTAGTTTCTTATATTGACTGTGATTTATTCGTAGAAACTACAACAACCACAATTACTAATCTAGAAAAAGAACGTGATGAACTTAACGAAAAGCTTGAACAAGGTAAAGTTAATGCCAAAAAAGCAACTAATCGTCTTCGTGAATACGATGAAAATATTGCTATTTGGTATAAAAAAATTGATAAAATAAAAGAATTAAAAGAAGAACACGGCAATATCATTAATTTATCATGTGCAAGTTTTATTGAATCTGGACAAGATATAATTTACTTCACCAGCGGTGCCATGCAAAAATTCCATCGTTATGAGGGACCATATGCAGTATTGTTCCATATGATGAAATATGCAATTAATAATGGTTTTAAATATTTCAACTTCTTTGGTACATCACAAGGTTTCAACGATGAAAATTCTAGCGATTACGGAGTTCTTCAGTTTAAGCGTAATTTCAATGGTAATATTGAGTACTTTATGGATAATTATGAAGTACGTAATGCCATCGGAAAAATTTGGAAAATATAA
- a CDS encoding alpha/beta fold hydrolase, giving the protein MEEYQLRGQNYKIRYNDFSGEKTPIVFIHGLGCAGSFDYVEIAMKKQFADHRRILIDLLGAGYSDKPLDFVYEVKNHAKYLNEFLEDLNLDKIVLFGHSLGGATSIELCSLCQEKVEKLILTEPNLDPAKKGRSSWAVAQYTEDNYKERIKSLIELCESGRNTMWAATLRNWLPEAAYQISRDAVVVRENSWRDMFYSFDVPKYFIFGEKTLPSPDYEELPKHGIIVKVVKEAGHSMAWENPDGLAEMIASCL; this is encoded by the coding sequence ATGGAAGAATATCAACTTAGAGGGCAAAATTATAAGATTAGGTATAATGATTTTTCAGGAGAAAAAACACCTATTGTTTTTATTCATGGATTAGGCTGTGCGGGATCATTTGACTATGTAGAAATAGCGATGAAAAAGCAATTTGCAGATCATAGAAGAATATTAATTGATTTACTTGGGGCGGGTTATAGTGATAAACCTTTAGATTTTGTTTATGAGGTTAAAAATCACGCTAAGTATTTAAATGAGTTTTTAGAAGATTTAAATTTAGATAAAATAGTTCTTTTTGGTCATAGTCTTGGGGGAGCTACTTCCATTGAGTTGTGTTCATTATGTCAGGAGAAAGTAGAAAAACTTATTTTGACAGAACCTAATTTAGATCCTGCGAAAAAAGGGCGTAGTAGTTGGGCAGTAGCACAATATACAGAAGATAATTATAAAGAAAGGATAAAAAGTTTAATAGAATTATGCGAAAGTGGTAGAAATACTATGTGGGCGGCAACTTTACGTAATTGGTTACCAGAAGCAGCGTACCAAATTTCGCGTGATGCAGTTGTTGTGCGAGAAAATTCATGGCGTGATATGTTTTATAGTTTTGATGTTCCAAAATACTTTATTTTTGGAGAAAAAACTTTACCAAGTCCAGATTATGAAGAACTACCTAAACATGGAATTATTGTAAAAGTTGTAAAAGAGGCAGGGCATTCTATGGCGTGGGAGAATCCGGATGGATTGGCAGAGATGATAGCTAGTTGTTTATAA
- the pssA gene encoding CDP-diacylglycerol--serine O-phosphatidyltransferase gives MNKNFIPNYLTLCNIFCGFLSILTTAHGYYVWGTVFIFLAMLADRYDGIVARKLGVVSEIGHDLDSLCDVVSFGVAPAILIFEKVLFYDNPSATVTVVVALLCGIYVCCGAYRLARFNVTKMKNGYYQGVPITTCGTILAIIALFKLPSIVMLILLIVCSYLMVSNIKIKKM, from the coding sequence ATGAATAAAAATTTTATACCAAATTATCTTACCCTTTGTAATATTTTCTGTGGTTTTTTATCAATATTAACTACAGCACATGGGTATTATGTCTGGGGCACTGTCTTTATTTTTTTAGCTATGCTTGCTGACAGATACGATGGTATTGTTGCAAGAAAACTTGGTGTTGTTTCTGAAATTGGTCACGATTTAGATTCTTTATGTGATGTTGTTAGTTTTGGAGTCGCACCTGCTATACTTATTTTTGAAAAAGTTTTATTTTATGATAATCCAAGTGCTACTGTAACAGTTGTAGTTGCACTATTGTGCGGTATCTATGTTTGTTGTGGAGCCTATCGTCTTGCTAGGTTCAACGTTACTAAAATGAAAAATGGTTACTACCAAGGTGTCCCAATAACAACTTGTGGTACAATACTAGCAATTATTGCACTTTTCAAATTACCTAGTATAGTTATGCTAATATTATTGATAGTATGCTCTTACTTAATGGTAAGTAATATTAAAATTAAAAAAATGTAA
- a CDS encoding YitT family protein, protein MNEKFKKQGIKKIAKELFFISLGCAIYSFALLHFNVPNQLAEGGGTGIALFLLYAFGLPVSMGTLLVNIPLLILGYKMLDKKTMIYTIYGILMLTFWIKIFETYHVVIDIGGDRLLASVFGGIIAGIGLGIVFVFGGTTGGVDIIAKIINIYFGFSIGRIIQVLDGFILLLSFMVLKSFPAILYTLIYIYICTKIIDYLIEGGIPGKAVMIMSPKIEEITHRVSEDMNRGLTFLKGQGSYSRKDMNIGYCVVSRTEISKLKSLIYAIDQNAFLTITEVHDIMGEGFSFDQPKRMKFTFKKEK, encoded by the coding sequence ATGAACGAAAAATTTAAAAAACAAGGTATAAAAAAAATAGCTAAAGAATTATTTTTTATATCTTTAGGCTGTGCAATTTACTCATTTGCATTATTACATTTTAATGTTCCTAATCAATTAGCAGAAGGTGGCGGTACAGGGATAGCATTATTTCTATTATATGCTTTTGGGTTACCTGTATCTATGGGTACATTATTAGTTAATATCCCATTACTTATACTTGGATATAAGATGTTAGATAAAAAAACTATGATTTACACAATTTACGGTATATTAATGCTAACATTTTGGATTAAAATTTTTGAAACATACCATGTTGTTATTGATATAGGTGGAGATCGTCTTCTTGCATCTGTTTTTGGTGGAATTATCGCAGGGATAGGGCTTGGAATTGTTTTTGTTTTTGGTGGAACAACTGGAGGAGTAGACATTATTGCAAAAATAATCAATATATATTTTGGTTTTTCTATAGGAAGGATAATTCAAGTTTTAGATGGATTTATATTACTACTATCTTTTATGGTATTAAAAAGTTTTCCAGCAATCTTATATACGCTAATTTATATTTATATTTGTACAAAAATCATAGATTATCTAATTGAAGGTGGTATCCCAGGAAAAGCTGTGATGATAATGTCACCTAAAATTGAAGAAATTACCCACAGGGTGTCAGAAGACATGAATCGTGGTTTAACATTTTTAAAAGGTCAGGGAAGTTACTCACGTAAAGATATGAATATAGGTTATTGTGTTGTGTCAAGAACGGAAATTAGTAAACTAAAATCATTAATTTATGCAATAGATCAAAATGCTTTTTTAACTATAACAGAAGTGCATGATATTATGGGAGAAGGGTTTAGTTTTGATCAACCAAAAAGAATGAAGTTTACTTTTAAAAAGGAAAAATAA
- a CDS encoding chloride channel protein — protein MVNNFYIRSVIVVLLASICCSYFGQVLLFIISKIKDYWNYLIYFTPLILLFTKYSNKYAKTTSISMKYFIEEAIKDKKKISWYFPILLTLNTLLAHGFGASVGREGVAVQLGGAIGKNLGSVEFSKKQCTFLIRLGMISGFAALFQTPLAALFFVLEITFKKVKINLNTVIEFIIYLIASFFSAEASNFLGLEKFFVLVKVEKIDYILLIKTLLVSICFIFVGVVFVLCQKFFKKIVCNNEKWRWILLTIFILISVLASFRYSSLGTNLIELSLENGLVVSYDFILKIILTALCTAIGFSGGEVTPLFAIGASLGAVLAVYIGLPITFTAALGYCLVFSSATKTVITPIFLALEVFGSTTAILTILPAVLIYFLNKKYSIYK, from the coding sequence ATGGTTAATAATTTTTATATAAGAAGCGTAATAGTGGTTTTACTAGCATCGATATGCTGTTCGTACTTTGGGCAAGTGTTATTATTCATTATTTCTAAAATAAAAGACTATTGGAATTATTTAATTTATTTTACACCATTAATTTTGTTATTTACAAAATACAGTAATAAGTATGCCAAAACTACTAGTATTAGTATGAAGTATTTTATAGAAGAAGCAATAAAAGATAAGAAAAAAATTAGTTGGTACTTTCCTATTTTATTAACCTTAAATACGTTGTTAGCACACGGGTTTGGAGCTAGCGTAGGTCGTGAAGGTGTTGCTGTTCAGTTAGGGGGAGCAATTGGGAAAAATCTAGGAAGTGTTGAATTCAGTAAAAAACAATGTACTTTTTTAATACGCTTAGGAATGATTAGTGGATTTGCTGCACTATTTCAGACACCATTAGCAGCGTTATTTTTTGTTTTAGAAATTACATTTAAAAAAGTAAAAATTAATTTGAATACTGTAATAGAATTCATTATATATTTAATTGCTAGTTTTTTCTCTGCCGAAGCTTCTAATTTTTTAGGGTTAGAAAAGTTTTTTGTCTTAGTGAAGGTTGAAAAAATTGACTACATATTACTTATAAAAACATTACTTGTAAGTATTTGTTTTATTTTTGTTGGAGTAGTTTTTGTCCTTTGTCAGAAATTTTTTAAAAAAATCGTCTGCAATAATGAAAAATGGCGTTGGATATTACTAACTATATTTATACTAATAAGTGTATTAGCAAGTTTTCGTTATAGTTCGTTAGGAACAAATTTAATTGAACTTTCACTAGAAAATGGCTTGGTAGTTAGTTATGATTTTATATTGAAAATTATATTAACCGCTCTTTGCACAGCTATAGGATTTAGTGGTGGTGAAGTGACACCGTTATTTGCGATAGGAGCGAGCTTAGGAGCAGTATTAGCAGTATATATAGGATTACCAATTACATTTACTGCAGCACTAGGTTATTGTTTAGTTTTTTCGTCAGCAACAAAAACAGTTATAACTCCAATATTTTTGGCATTAGAAGTTTTTGGTAGTACAACAGCTATACTAACAATATTACCTGCAGTATTAATTTATTTTTTGAATAAAAAATATAGTATTTATAAGTAG
- a CDS encoding ATP-binding cassette domain-containing protein: protein MSVLSIKNLSFNYPNNYILKDINTHVDKGEIVSILGGSGVGKTTLFNVIAGINNLQTGEITIQGDKNFKGKVSYMLQKDLLLEHKTVIQNIILPLLIKKVGKKEAEEEAIKNLKLFNLYEYKDKYPGELSGGMRQRVALLRTYMFKEELFLLDEPFSALDAITKISLHSWYLEISKKLELTTLLITHDIDEAIELSDRIYIIKNKPGEIVSEIKIVLDNENIEENKLKYKKEILNILGL, encoded by the coding sequence ATGAGCGTTTTATCAATAAAAAACTTATCTTTCAATTATCCAAACAACTACATACTTAAAGATATAAATACTCATGTCGATAAAGGAGAAATAGTTTCTATACTTGGTGGAAGTGGTGTTGGAAAAACTACACTTTTTAACGTTATCGCTGGAATTAATAACCTTCAAACTGGTGAAATAACTATCCAAGGGGATAAAAACTTTAAAGGAAAAGTTAGCTATATGCTTCAAAAAGACCTACTTTTAGAACATAAGACAGTTATACAAAATATAATACTTCCACTTCTTATTAAAAAAGTAGGAAAAAAAGAAGCAGAAGAAGAAGCTATCAAAAATTTAAAGTTATTTAATTTATATGAATATAAAGACAAATATCCTGGCGAACTAAGTGGTGGAATGCGTCAAAGGGTTGCACTTCTTAGAACTTATATGTTCAAAGAAGAACTCTTCCTTCTTGATGAGCCATTTAGTGCTCTAGATGCAATTACTAAAATTTCATTACACTCTTGGTATTTAGAAATTAGCAAAAAATTAGAATTAACAACACTACTTATTACACATGATATAGATGAAGCTATAGAATTAAGTGACAGAATATATATTATCAAAAATAAACCCGGTGAAATAGTATCTGAGATTAAAATTGTTCTTGATAATGAGAACATAGAAGAAAATAAATTGAAATATAAAAAAGAGATATTGAATATTCTAGGTTTATAA
- a CDS encoding ABC transporter substrate-binding protein: MKKIIISLFAAILAISLTACSTANKNTEEKKLKKVDFILDWAINTNHTGLYVAKEKGYFAEEGIDLDIKPAPEDSTSDLIINNKAPFGIYYQDSMANKLSKGAGITAVAAIIEHNTSGIISLKKNNIKEPKDLIGKKYGTWNDPVELAMVKSLITKQGGDAGKLNLAPNTDANSITPLENGLFDAAWIYYAWDGKLAESMNLDINYFYLKDFNKDLDYYSPVIIANNDYLKENKEEAKKVLRAIKKGYVYAIEHPEEAADILIKNAPELKDKRNFIIESQKYLSKQYATNKDHWGEFDANRWNAFYRWINDNNIVEKPLADNTGFSNDYIK; the protein is encoded by the coding sequence ATGAAAAAGATAATAATTAGCTTATTTGCAGCTATTCTTGCAATATCACTTACAGCATGTAGCACAGCAAATAAAAATACAGAAGAAAAAAAATTAAAAAAAGTAGACTTTATTTTAGATTGGGCTATTAATACCAACCATACAGGACTTTACGTAGCTAAAGAAAAAGGGTATTTCGCTGAAGAAGGTATTGATCTTGACATTAAACCAGCTCCAGAAGATAGTACATCAGACCTTATTATAAATAATAAAGCGCCATTTGGAATTTACTACCAAGATTCTATGGCTAATAAACTGTCTAAAGGTGCTGGCATAACTGCAGTAGCAGCTATTATTGAACATAACACATCAGGTATTATTTCTTTGAAAAAAAATAATATCAAAGAACCTAAAGATTTAATAGGCAAAAAGTACGGAACATGGAATGATCCAGTTGAGCTTGCTATGGTAAAATCTTTAATCACAAAACAAGGTGGCGATGCAGGTAAACTTAATCTTGCTCCTAACACAGATGCTAACTCGATTACACCTTTAGAAAATGGGCTTTTCGATGCTGCTTGGATTTACTACGCATGGGATGGTAAACTTGCAGAGAGTATGAATCTAGATATTAATTATTTCTATCTAAAAGATTTCAATAAAGATCTTGATTACTACTCACCAGTAATTATTGCCAACAATGATTATTTAAAAGAAAACAAAGAAGAAGCTAAAAAAGTGCTTCGAGCAATCAAGAAAGGATATGTCTACGCTATAGAACATCCAGAAGAAGCTGCTGATATTTTAATTAAAAATGCTCCAGAATTAAAAGATAAACGTAATTTTATAATTGAATCACAAAAATACTTATCAAAACAATATGCAACAAATAAAGACCATTGGGGTGAATTTGATGCTAATAGATGGAATGCATTTTATCGTTGGATTAACGATAATAATATCGTTGAAAAACCTTTAGCAGACAATACTGGATTTAGCAACGACTACATAAAATAA
- a CDS encoding ABC transporter permease yields MKKLANLTNKYAATISMAILLIIWQGAGYLNLLPKYIIPTPIEIAKAFVKNYQLLIFHSKITLLEAIIGLSLGIIIAWILALIMDSIPLFNKAVYPLLVLTQTIPTIAIAPILVLWLGYGLTPKIVLIVITTTFPIVVSILDGFRNCDKDMITLLKLMKASKFQILWHVKIPTSLSYFYAGLRVSVSYAFIAAVVAEWLGGFEGLGVYMIKAKKLFEYDTMFAIIILVSVISLLSIELVKLSEKKFIKWKYIGDNHEKDNN; encoded by the coding sequence ATGAAAAAATTAGCAAATTTAACTAATAAATATGCCGCTACTATCTCGATGGCTATTTTACTTATTATTTGGCAAGGAGCTGGGTATTTGAATCTACTCCCAAAATATATTATTCCAACTCCAATCGAGATAGCAAAAGCATTCGTTAAAAATTATCAATTATTAATTTTTCACAGCAAAATCACCCTGCTTGAAGCTATTATAGGCCTATCTTTAGGCATAATCATAGCTTGGATTCTTGCTTTAATTATGGATAGTATCCCTTTATTTAATAAAGCTGTCTATCCTTTATTGGTTTTAACACAAACTATTCCTACCATTGCCATTGCACCTATTTTGGTTTTATGGCTTGGTTATGGATTAACTCCTAAAATTGTCTTAATAGTTATTACGACCACCTTCCCAATTGTCGTTAGTATTTTAGATGGCTTTAGAAACTGTGATAAGGACATGATAACCTTACTAAAACTTATGAAGGCTAGTAAATTCCAAATTCTTTGGCATGTGAAAATACCTACAAGTCTTAGTTATTTTTATGCCGGACTACGCGTAAGTGTTTCATACGCATTTATCGCAGCAGTCGTAGCTGAATGGCTTGGAGGATTTGAAGGCCTTGGAGTTTATATGATTAAAGCGAAAAAATTATTTGAATATGATACTATGTTTGCGATAATTATTCTAGTATCTGTTATTAGTTTGCTAAGTATAGAATTAGTTAAACTAAGTGAAAAAAAATTTATTAAATGGAAATATATAGGAGACAACCATGAAAAAGATAATAATTAG
- a CDS encoding thiamine-binding protein, translating to MINCSIALQILPLSDNTPGRIKTIDNVIYYLQKKHSNVVVTPFETVIEGEFNELMTTLKECLELAGEGSNNIFANVKINYGDVLTIDEKISKFN from the coding sequence TTGATAAATTGCAGTATTGCATTGCAAATTCTTCCATTAAGTGATAATACACCAGGGAGAATAAAAACTATAGATAATGTTATTTATTATCTACAAAAAAAACATTCTAATGTTGTGGTCACCCCCTTTGAAACTGTAATTGAAGGTGAATTCAATGAACTTATGACTACTCTTAAAGAATGTTTAGAGCTAGCGGGTGAAGGCTCTAACAATATATTCGCTAATGTGAAAATTAATTATGGAGATGTATTAACTATAGATGAAAAAATTAGCAAATTTAACTAA
- the lepB gene encoding signal peptidase I, whose protein sequence is MKFLKDIFEWIVVIVASIAIYLVLSTYVIAPFTVKGHSMDYTFADNDRVFVNKFSKTFERGDEVVFHANETDDYIKRIIGVPGDTIEYKNDVLYVNGQVVEEPYLTKKIQEAKASGNSPLTPDFNIEYLSSTKSKTVPEGTYFVLGDNRQHSTDSRVFGFVKKEAMIGKVSLRYYPFNAFKLF, encoded by the coding sequence GTGAAATTTTTAAAAGATATTTTTGAATGGATAGTTGTTATTGTTGCATCAATAGCTATCTATTTAGTATTAAGCACATATGTTATAGCTCCTTTTACAGTAAAAGGACACTCAATGGATTATACATTTGCTGACAATGATAGAGTATTTGTAAATAAATTCAGTAAAACTTTCGAGCGTGGAGATGAAGTAGTATTTCATGCTAATGAAACAGATGATTATATTAAGCGTATTATAGGAGTTCCAGGTGATACAATAGAGTATAAAAATGATGTATTATACGTTAATGGTCAAGTAGTAGAAGAGCCATATTTAACGAAAAAAATTCAAGAAGCTAAAGCATCAGGTAATTCGCCATTAACTCCAGATTTCAATATAGAGTATTTAAGTAGTACAAAATCAAAAACAGTTCCAGAAGGAACATACTTTGTTTTAGGAGATAACAGACAACATAGTACGGATAGTCGTGTTTTTGGATTTGTAAAAAAAGAAGCAATGATTGGAAAAGTTAGTCTTAGATATTACCCATTTAACGCCTTTAAACTTTTCTAA